A segment of the Alphaproteobacteria bacterium genome:
GAGGAGCAAATCCGTCGCCCCTTCGGTCACTTGATTTTGTCGAAGTCGATCTTCTTGAAATCGGCAAGCGAAAACGGTTTGCGCCCCAGGCGAACGTCGATCCACACGAATATGATCGTCAGGAAAAGGGGCAATATGAAGAGCAGGATTACGATCGAGCCGACGAGGGCATCGAAGCGGATCTCATCGATGTCCCTGGTAATCTCGTCGACCGGCACCACCATGCCGAGGTATTCGCGCTGACCGAATGGATTGGCGAATGCGCTGACACGCGCCAGGTAATCCCGCCCACCGACATCCATCATCCAGACCTTGCCGTCCAGGTGCTGGCGAAACTGCTCGAACAGTGCTGCGATAGCCGGAGCGCCCAGGCTTTCGATCTTGGTAGGAACCAAAATCGATTCACCCTCGTTCTTGACATTCTTATTGATCTTGCTCTCGTCTGGATAAGCCATGACGGTACCGTCATCGCCGAAGATGAAGGCCATGCTGGATGGCGTGATCTTCTGGTCCGCGAGGAAACTGGAAACCTCATGCAGTGACAGATCGGCGCCAAATACGCCCCCTTGCGAGCCGTTGAGACGCCGAGAGAGCGTTACGCCGATCTCTTGACTTGAGGCAAACAAATACGCGTCGCTCTGGTGAACATTTCCGTCCTGCGCCGCAACCGTGTACCATTGGCGCTTGCGCGGGTCGTACGTCGTTTCGTCTGAGATGCGCATCTCAATGGGCGTTCCGTCATTCGCCAGGAATGTCCAGCGCGTTGTCCGCTCGCCATTGTTGCCGCTCCCGATGAGTTCATGAGCGAAGACGGCTTGGTCAGGAGCACCAAGCTTCTGCCTTACCGCGGCGCGCTCGTCTCCGCTGATGCGCGTCACCATTTCGAAATCGCCGTTATCGAAGCCGACTTCCAGGGAAAAAATCTGCGGATAACGCCGCAGGCCCGACATCATCAGTGTCGGACGCTGGTCGTCAGGATCGGCGTCCATCTTGACGACCTGGGGGACCCGGGAGGAGAGAGAGACGATCGCGATCACGGGTTCGTAGAATAGCTTCACGCGATTGACGGTTTTGTCGCTGCTTTCGGCAAGGAGCCGCTCAGCGCTGGCAATTGTGAGCTTTGTCGTCTTCTGGAAGTTGTACCAGAGAATTCCGCCAAGCAAGCCGACGATGACGATTACCATCAGGACGGCAATGGCGATATAGATCCGCGTGCCGGACTCTGTCTTCTTGCCCTTCCCAGCCATGTGCGCCCCCATCGGATCACCCGCGCATTTTTGCGGGGCGCGTCGCGCAATGCACCGTCCCCGCGCCGACGCGGCCTATC
Coding sequences within it:
- a CDS encoding cache domain-containing protein → MAGKGKKTESGTRIYIAIAVLMVIVIVGLLGGILWYNFQKTTKLTIASAERLLAESSDKTVNRVKLFYEPVIAIVSLSSRVPQVVKMDADPDDQRPTLMMSGLRRYPQIFSLEVGFDNGDFEMVTRISGDERAAVRQKLGAPDQAVFAHELIGSGNNGERTTRWTFLANDGTPIEMRISDETTYDPRKRQWYTVAAQDGNVHQSDAYLFASSQEIGVTLSRRLNGSQGGVFGADLSLHEVSSFLADQKITPSSMAFIFGDDGTVMAYPDESKINKNVKNEGESILVPTKIESLGAPAIAALFEQFRQHLDGKVWMMDVGGRDYLARVSAFANPFGQREYLGMVVPVDEITRDIDEIRFDALVGSIVILLFILPLFLTIIFVWIDVRLGRKPFSLADFKKIDFDKIK